In Phycisphaerae bacterium, the following proteins share a genomic window:
- a CDS encoding formylglycine-generating enzyme family protein, whose amino-acid sequence MKQLRLAMVVLMLGALAISGCTCGTCDRSEGAEEVALLPKGFCVLTGLGEADYDEMGWPRYIVDQKDGSVMVLVTPDRYIMGSRREPAEMPPHPVQVDRFYIDLYETNNIQFARFVKDCPQIRKDGFWNIEMNHWNFRKSMNPFVKPCQGLCGKLDNPALADHRLTNPEVDCLNCRWKQPACMAARSGAYKHFVFLEPSYFTEYWAPGVNDSHPARAVSFWEAWYYCRWAGKDLPTEAEWELAAGGGRTQLYPWGNLEPDAQRMMCNYGGARPGEDGYEYTAPVSMFDAGRSPFGVYNMAGNVWEWCKDNYSATAYTAGDFAKGQARQSELDRARVNPLGPQFGDKRVIRGGAYTSTIYDCRVTAREAYEPNFHPMNVGFRGVLRVQ is encoded by the coding sequence ATGAAACAACTCAGGTTGGCGATGGTCGTTCTGATGCTTGGCGCGCTGGCGATTAGCGGCTGTACCTGCGGCACCTGTGACCGCAGTGAAGGGGCAGAGGAAGTCGCCCTGCTGCCCAAAGGCTTCTGCGTGTTGACCGGGCTGGGCGAGGCCGACTACGACGAGATGGGCTGGCCCCGCTACATCGTCGATCAGAAGGACGGCTCGGTCATGGTGCTGGTGACGCCGGACCGTTACATCATGGGTTCGCGGCGTGAGCCGGCTGAAATGCCGCCCCATCCGGTCCAGGTCGACCGCTTCTACATCGACCTCTACGAGACGAACAACATTCAGTTCGCCCGGTTCGTCAAGGACTGCCCCCAGATCCGCAAGGACGGATTCTGGAACATCGAGATGAACCACTGGAACTTCCGGAAATCGATGAACCCGTTTGTCAAGCCGTGTCAGGGTCTCTGCGGCAAGCTCGACAATCCCGCGCTGGCCGACCATCGCCTGACCAATCCGGAAGTGGATTGCCTGAACTGCCGCTGGAAGCAGCCGGCGTGCATGGCCGCCCGGTCCGGGGCCTACAAGCACTTCGTGTTCCTCGAACCGAGCTATTTCACCGAGTATTGGGCGCCCGGAGTCAATGACAGCCATCCGGCCCGCGCGGTCAGTTTCTGGGAGGCGTGGTACTACTGCCGTTGGGCCGGCAAGGACCTGCCGACCGAGGCCGAGTGGGAACTGGCGGCCGGCGGCGGCCGGACCCAGCTCTATCCGTGGGGCAATCTGGAGCCCGACGCCCAGCGGATGATGTGCAACTACGGCGGCGCCCGTCCCGGCGAGGACGGCTACGAGTACACCGCTCCGGTCAGCATGTTCGACGCCGGGCGCAGCCCGTTTGGCGTCTACAACATGGCCGGCAACGTCTGGGAGTGGTGCAAGGACAACTACTCGGCGACCGCGTACACCGCCGGCGACTTCGCCAAGGGCCAGGCCCGCCAGAGCGAGCTCGATCGGGCCCGCGTCAATCCGCTCGGCCCGCAGTTCGGCGACAAGCGGGTCATCCGCGGCGGCGCCTACACCAGCACGATCTACGACTGCCGCGTGACCGCCCGCGAGGCCTACGAGCCGAACTTCCATCCCATGAACGTGGGCTTCCGCGGAGTCCTGCGGGTCCAGTAG